In Streptomyces sp. 840.1, one DNA window encodes the following:
- a CDS encoding asparaginase produces MTSSAAPSARPDAIPGPPAPPVLAEIVRSGFIEGHHRGSLVVLAADGSVELALGDPAAPVFPRSSNKPMQAAAVLRAGLDLSGERLALAAASHSGEGFHLDLVRKMLAEHGLSPDDLQTPPDLPLDPVEAEAYLAAGHVRERITMNCSGKHAAMLAVCLRNGWDPAGYLDPAHPLQLLVHRVVEEAAGEPVASVGTDGCGAPLMAISLVGLARAFRTFVTAAPGTAERRVADAMRAHPEYVAGTRRPDTWLMRELPGTLSKMGAEAVQAVALADGRALAFKIDDGSTRALGPVLARALGLLGVDAPVVSRIGRAPLLGGAAEVGEIRAAF; encoded by the coding sequence ATGACCTCCAGCGCAGCCCCGTCCGCCCGGCCCGACGCCATACCCGGCCCGCCCGCCCCACCGGTACTGGCCGAGATCGTGCGGTCCGGTTTCATCGAGGGCCACCATCGCGGATCGCTGGTCGTCCTGGCCGCCGACGGCAGCGTGGAGCTGGCCCTGGGCGATCCGGCGGCACCGGTCTTCCCCCGGTCGTCGAACAAGCCGATGCAGGCGGCGGCCGTGCTGCGGGCCGGGCTCGACCTGTCGGGGGAGCGGCTGGCGCTGGCCGCCGCGAGCCACTCGGGCGAGGGCTTCCACCTCGATCTCGTACGCAAGATGCTCGCCGAGCACGGCCTGTCGCCCGACGACCTGCAGACCCCGCCCGACCTTCCGCTGGACCCGGTCGAGGCGGAGGCGTACCTCGCCGCCGGCCACGTCCGGGAGCGGATCACCATGAACTGCTCGGGCAAGCACGCGGCGATGCTCGCGGTGTGCCTGCGCAACGGCTGGGACCCGGCCGGCTACCTCGACCCGGCGCACCCGCTCCAGCTCCTCGTCCACCGGGTCGTCGAGGAGGCGGCGGGCGAACCGGTCGCCTCGGTCGGCACGGACGGCTGCGGGGCGCCGCTGATGGCGATCTCGCTGGTGGGCCTCGCGCGGGCGTTCCGTACGTTCGTCACGGCGGCACCGGGTACGGCGGAGCGCCGGGTGGCGGACGCGATGCGGGCGCACCCCGAGTACGTGGCGGGCACCCGCCGCCCCGACACCTGGCTGATGCGCGAGCTGCCCGGCACGCTGTCCAAGATGGGTGCGGAGGCGGTCCAGGCGGTGGCCCTCGCGGACGGCAGGGCACTGGCCTTCAAGATCGACGACGGCTCGACCCGGGCGCTGGGCCCGGTCCTGGCCCGAGCGCTCGGCCTGCTCGGGGTGGACGCCCCGGTGGTCTCGCGGATCGGCCGGGCCCCGCTGCTGGGCGGCGCGGCCGAGGTGGGGGAGATCCGGGCGGCGTTCTGA
- a CDS encoding ABC transporter substrate-binding protein has translation MSTHGTGHSPGTVPVTRAGVNSSAAASTSTMRPPVQRTGQGSDEGPAAPPPELGALRLPELRTLRRDSQRDEADLSYVRRLVQGRVDILRAELARRRDPESPVVDRLSEILADAPSLHRSSARHVTLSTPRSDEYRQLAAETLAEVELSDLDARTDEELHAAMGRLVRYEQQVSRRRHRLQRTADDCSAEIARRYRDGEAQVDDLLA, from the coding sequence ATGAGCACCCATGGAACCGGGCACTCCCCGGGCACCGTGCCGGTCACGCGTGCCGGCGTCAACAGCAGTGCGGCTGCGAGCACGAGCACCATGCGCCCGCCTGTGCAGCGGACCGGGCAGGGCTCCGACGAGGGTCCGGCCGCACCCCCGCCCGAACTGGGCGCCCTGCGGCTGCCGGAGCTGCGCACCCTGCGCCGCGACTCGCAGCGCGACGAGGCCGACCTCAGCTATGTGCGGCGGCTGGTCCAGGGGCGCGTCGACATCCTGCGGGCCGAGCTGGCCCGGCGGCGGGACCCCGAGTCGCCGGTGGTGGACCGGCTCTCCGAGATCCTCGCGGACGCCCCGTCGCTGCACCGCTCCTCCGCCCGGCACGTGACGCTGAGCACCCCGCGCAGCGACGAGTACCGGCAGCTGGCGGCCGAGACGCTCGCGGAGGTCGAGCTGTCCGACCTCGACGCCCGGACGGACGAAGAGCTGCACGCCGCCATGGGGCGCCTGGTCCGCTACGAGCAGCAGGTCTCCCGGCGCCGCCACCGGCTCCAGCGCACCGCGGACGACTGCAGCGCGGAGATCGCCCGCAGGTACCGTGACGGGGAAGCACAAGTAGACGACCTGCTCGCCTGA
- the dtd gene encoding D-aminoacyl-tRNA deacylase, translating to MRAVIQRVNGASVTVADTDGEGGGPAVVGEIIGEGLCVLVGVTHGDTPEKAAQLARKLWSVRILEGEKSCSDVNAPLLVISQFTLYGDARKGRRPTWNAAAPGDIAEPLVDEVVARLRALGARVETGRFGADMRVSLTNHGPFTLVVDV from the coding sequence ATGCGTGCAGTGATACAGAGGGTGAACGGCGCGAGCGTCACGGTGGCCGACACCGACGGCGAGGGCGGCGGACCCGCGGTGGTCGGCGAAATCATCGGCGAGGGCCTGTGTGTGCTGGTCGGAGTCACCCATGGGGACACCCCGGAGAAGGCGGCACAGCTCGCCCGGAAGCTCTGGTCGGTCCGCATCCTGGAGGGCGAGAAGTCCTGCTCCGACGTGAATGCGCCGCTTCTGGTGATTTCGCAGTTCACTCTCTACGGGGACGCCCGCAAGGGCCGCCGGCCCACCTGGAACGCCGCAGCGCCCGGCGACATCGCCGAGCCGCTGGTCGACGAGGTGGTGGCGCGGCTGCGGGCGCTGGGAGCACGGGTGGAGACGGGCCGGTTCGGGGCGGACATGCGGGTCTCGCTCACCAACCACGGCCCGTTCACCCTCGTCGTCGACGTCTGA
- a CDS encoding folate-binding protein YgfZ: MKSPLLSLPGAVPAEGRDEGVAAHYGDLFREQRALADGSGLVDLSHRGVVTVTGSDRLAWLHLLITQHVTDLAPGQAADSLILTANGHIEHAMYLVDDGETLWMHVEPGTQGELIAYLESMKFFYRVEVADRTEDFAVVYLPAGSIAPAPEGAAVRETPYGRDLFLPRAGLEAYAAQHGPAAGVLAYEALRVEGHRPRLGFETDHRTIPHELGLIGSAVHLQKGCYRGQETVARVQNLGKPPRRLVFLHLDGSEVTLPGHGTPIRLAADGAEGRQLGFITSSARHHELGPIALALVKRNVPVDAELLAGENTAAAQETVVEP, encoded by the coding sequence ATGAAGAGCCCCCTGCTGTCCCTGCCCGGTGCCGTCCCCGCCGAGGGCCGCGACGAAGGCGTCGCCGCGCACTACGGTGACCTGTTCCGCGAGCAGCGTGCCCTCGCCGACGGCTCCGGCCTCGTCGACCTCTCGCACCGCGGTGTCGTCACCGTCACCGGAAGCGACCGGCTGGCGTGGCTGCACCTCCTGATCACCCAGCACGTCACCGATCTCGCGCCGGGCCAGGCCGCCGACTCCCTGATCCTCACGGCGAACGGGCACATCGAGCACGCCATGTACCTCGTCGACGACGGCGAGACCCTGTGGATGCACGTCGAGCCGGGCACCCAGGGCGAGCTCATCGCCTATCTGGAGTCGATGAAGTTCTTCTACCGCGTCGAGGTCGCCGACCGCACCGAGGACTTCGCGGTCGTGTACCTGCCGGCCGGTTCCATCGCCCCGGCGCCGGAGGGTGCCGCCGTACGGGAGACGCCGTACGGCCGCGACCTGTTCCTGCCGCGCGCCGGCCTGGAGGCGTACGCGGCGCAGCACGGCCCGGCCGCCGGGGTGCTGGCCTACGAGGCGCTGCGCGTCGAGGGCCACCGCCCCCGGCTCGGTTTCGAGACCGACCACCGCACCATCCCGCACGAGCTGGGCCTGATCGGCAGCGCGGTCCACCTCCAGAAGGGCTGCTACCGGGGCCAGGAGACCGTGGCCCGGGTGCAGAACCTGGGCAAGCCGCCCCGTCGCCTGGTCTTCCTGCACCTGGACGGCAGCGAGGTGACGCTCCCCGGGCACGGCACCCCGATCCGGCTCGCGGCGGACGGGGCCGAGGGCCGTCAGCTCGGCTTCATCACCAGCTCCGCCCGCCACCACGAGCTGGGGCCGATCGCCCTGGCCCTGGTGAAGCGGAACGTGCCGGTGGACGCGGAGCTGCTGGCCGGCGAGAACACGGCCGCCGCCCAGGAGACGGTCGTCGAGCCGTAG
- a CDS encoding Fur family transcriptional regulator, whose protein sequence is MVSTDWKTDLRQRGYRLTPQRQLVLEAVDALEHATPDDILSEVRRTASGVNISTVYRTLELLEELGLVSHAHLGHGAPTYHLADRHHHIHLVCRDCGDVIEADVGVVAEFTEKLRGTFGFETDMKHFAIFGRCADCAAKAAGQPADPA, encoded by the coding sequence GTGGTGAGCACCGACTGGAAGACCGATCTTCGGCAGCGTGGTTACCGGCTGACGCCGCAGCGGCAGCTTGTCCTGGAAGCCGTCGACGCGCTGGAGCACGCGACGCCCGACGACATCCTCTCCGAGGTGCGCCGGACCGCTTCCGGCGTGAACATCTCGACCGTCTACCGGACCCTGGAGCTCCTGGAGGAGCTCGGTCTGGTCAGCCACGCCCATCTGGGCCACGGGGCACCGACGTACCACCTGGCCGACCGCCACCACCACATCCACCTGGTCTGCCGGGACTGCGGAGACGTCATCGAGGCCGATGTCGGCGTCGTCGCGGAGTTCACCGAGAAGCTGCGCGGCACCTTCGGGTTCGAGACGGACATGAAGCACTTCGCGATCTTCGGCCGCTGCGCGGACTGTGCGGCGAAGGCGGCCGGGCAGCCCGCCGATCCGGCCTGA
- a CDS encoding FABP family protein: MIEIPSDLHPDLVPLAFLLGNWAGAGVSDFPGAEKCNFGQEVTFSHDGRDFLEYVSHSWVLDAEGEKVRPLESESGYWRIDKDRKVEVVMVRDQGVIEIWYGELAHQKPQIDLVTDAVARTAASGPYNGGKRLYGYVKSDLMWVGEKSTPEVELRPYMSAHLKKVVTPEEVAAMAKSLGDLPDDGIAFFK, from the coding sequence ATGATCGAGATTCCGTCCGACCTCCACCCGGACCTCGTCCCGCTGGCATTCCTCCTGGGCAACTGGGCGGGCGCGGGTGTGTCCGACTTCCCCGGCGCCGAGAAGTGCAACTTCGGCCAGGAAGTGACCTTCAGCCACGACGGCCGGGACTTCCTGGAGTACGTCTCGCACAGCTGGGTGCTCGACGCCGAGGGCGAGAAGGTCCGGCCGCTGGAGTCCGAGTCCGGCTACTGGCGCATCGACAAGGACCGCAAGGTCGAGGTCGTGATGGTCCGCGACCAGGGCGTCATCGAGATCTGGTACGGCGAGCTGGCCCACCAGAAGCCGCAGATCGACCTGGTCACCGACGCGGTGGCCCGCACCGCGGCCTCCGGCCCGTACAACGGTGGCAAGCGGCTCTACGGCTACGTGAAGAGCGACCTGATGTGGGTCGGCGAGAAGTCCACGCCCGAGGTGGAGCTGCGGCCGTACATGTCGGCGCACCTCAAGAAGGTCGTCACGCCCGAGGAGGTCGCCGCGATGGCGAAGAGCCTGGGCGACCTGCCGGACGACGGGATCGCGTTCTTCAAGTAG
- a CDS encoding DsrE family protein produces MPKKLVIKVTAGADSAERCSQAFTVAAVAVASGVEVSLWLTGESAWFALPGRAAEFELPHSAPLPDLIESIQAGGLITLCTQCAARRDITEQDVLDGVRIAGAQVFVSEIMADGVQALVY; encoded by the coding sequence ATGCCGAAGAAGCTCGTGATCAAGGTGACCGCAGGTGCCGACTCCGCCGAGCGCTGCTCGCAGGCGTTCACGGTGGCCGCGGTCGCCGTCGCCAGCGGCGTGGAGGTCTCGCTCTGGCTGACCGGGGAGTCCGCGTGGTTCGCCCTGCCGGGGCGGGCCGCCGAGTTCGAGCTGCCGCACTCGGCGCCACTGCCGGACCTGATCGAGTCGATCCAGGCGGGCGGCCTGATCACGCTCTGCACGCAGTGCGCGGCCCGCCGCGACATCACCGAGCAGGACGTCCTGGACGGGGTACGGATCGCCGGGGCCCAGGTCTTCGTCAGCGAGATCATGGCCGACGGGGTGCAGGCGCTCGTCTACTGA
- a CDS encoding DUF3099 domain-containing protein has translation MYARRRRAYFLMMGGCLVLFISSWAFVRLWSIPAAISMCVIAMVIPPVAAIVANRKGPEDRWWDDPPPDPRQRTVEEHPAQRPGKERPRQQAGKGRPTGDPESDEWWDELDGKKRRR, from the coding sequence ATGTACGCCCGACGCCGTCGCGCTTATTTTCTGATGATGGGCGGATGTCTCGTCCTCTTCATCTCGTCCTGGGCCTTCGTGCGGCTCTGGTCGATTCCCGCAGCCATCAGCATGTGCGTGATCGCCATGGTCATCCCGCCCGTCGCGGCGATCGTGGCCAACCGGAAGGGTCCGGAGGACCGTTGGTGGGACGACCCGCCCCCGGACCCCCGGCAGCGGACGGTCGAGGAGCACCCGGCGCAGCGGCCGGGCAAGGAGCGCCCCCGGCAGCAGGCAGGCAAGGGGCGCCCCACCGGCGATCCGGAGTCGGACGAGTGGTGGGACGAGCTCGACGGCAAGAAGCGCCGCCGGTGA
- a CDS encoding DUF1416 domain-containing protein, which yields MCGAKAGGPDASTIKPGETTIQGSVTRDGEPVTGYVRLLDSTGEFTAEVPTSATGQFRFYAAEGTWTLRALVPGGSADRTVVAQTGGLSEVAIAV from the coding sequence ATGTGTGGAGCAAAGGCCGGCGGCCCCGACGCTTCGACGATCAAGCCCGGTGAGACCACGATCCAGGGCAGCGTGACCCGCGACGGCGAGCCCGTCACCGGCTACGTCCGCCTGCTGGACTCGACCGGTGAGTTCACCGCGGAGGTCCCGACGTCCGCGACCGGGCAGTTCCGCTTCTACGCGGCCGAGGGCACCTGGACGCTGCGCGCGCTCGTTCCGGGCGGCAGCGCCGACCGCACGGTCGTGGCACAGACGGGCGGTCTGTCCGAGGTGGCCATCGCGGTCTAG
- a CDS encoding sulfurtransferase, with amino-acid sequence MSRSDVLVDADWVEAHIDDPKVAIVEVDEDTAAYEKNHIKNAIRIDWTKDLQDPVRRDFIDQAGFEELLSGKGIGNDTTVVLYGGNNNWFASYAFWYFKLYGHSDVRLLDGGRKKWELDSRDLVDGDQIPSRPATQYKAQPQDESIRAYRDDVVKAIGTQNLVDVRSPDEFSGKLLAPAHLPQEQSQRPGHVPSARNIPWSKNANDDGTFKSDDELKALYEAEQVDLAKDTIAYCRIGERSALTWFVLHQLLGQENVKNYDGSWTEYGSLVGVPIELGANK; translated from the coding sequence ATGAGCCGCAGTGACGTCCTGGTAGACGCCGACTGGGTCGAGGCCCACATCGACGACCCGAAGGTTGCCATCGTCGAGGTCGACGAGGACACCGCCGCGTACGAGAAGAACCACATCAAGAACGCGATCCGGATCGACTGGACCAAGGACCTCCAGGACCCGGTCCGCCGCGACTTCATCGACCAGGCGGGCTTCGAGGAGCTGCTGTCCGGCAAGGGCATCGGCAACGACACCACGGTCGTCCTGTACGGCGGCAACAACAACTGGTTCGCGTCCTACGCGTTCTGGTACTTCAAGCTCTACGGCCACAGCGACGTCCGCCTGCTCGACGGGGGCCGCAAGAAGTGGGAGCTCGACTCCCGCGACCTGGTCGACGGCGACCAGATCCCGTCCCGCCCGGCCACCCAGTACAAGGCCCAGCCGCAGGACGAGTCGATCCGCGCCTACCGCGACGACGTCGTGAAGGCGATCGGCACCCAGAACCTGGTCGACGTGCGCTCGCCCGACGAGTTCAGCGGCAAGCTGCTCGCCCCGGCCCACCTCCCGCAGGAGCAGTCGCAGCGCCCCGGCCACGTGCCGAGCGCCCGCAACATCCCGTGGTCGAAGAACGCCAACGACGACGGCACCTTCAAGTCGGACGACGAGCTGAAGGCCCTCTACGAGGCCGAGCAGGTCGACCTGGCGAAGGACACCATCGCGTACTGCCGCATCGGTGAGCGCTCCGCGCTCACCTGGTTCGTGCTGCACCAGCTCCTCGGCCAGGAGAACGTCAAGAACTACGACGGCTCGTGGACCGAGTACGGCTCCCTCGTGGGCGTGCCGATCGAGCTCGGCGCCAACAAGTAA
- a CDS encoding putative leader peptide, with protein MQCSISGLPQRGRADLTKRRAVDLCRVAAMLCRTV; from the coding sequence ATGCAGTGCTCTATTAGCGGTCTCCCGCAGCGGGGACGGGCGGATCTCACGAAGCGGCGGGCAGTGGACCTGTGCCGCGTCGCCGCCATGCTCTGTCGCACTGTCTGA
- a CDS encoding DUF2993 domain-containing protein — MRALRILLVIVVVLAGVFIAVDRAAVYFAESQAAERVQVPGAEIGSTDVSIKGFPFLTQLAGSELDEVDVKITGLETSANGRTLRISEMNADLHQVRLTDGFSGAVAARAGGTAVVSYADLTKAASADVAVEYGGNGKVKVTGAVEVPGLGREISRSVLSTVTLVDGHTVRVHADKVPGEGIPGLEGLVRKKTDFEREVGGLPKGLKLEKIQPTAAGLEISVTGTDVSLA; from the coding sequence ATGCGTGCACTGCGCATACTGCTGGTCATCGTGGTGGTCCTGGCCGGTGTGTTCATCGCCGTCGACCGCGCGGCGGTGTACTTCGCCGAGTCCCAGGCCGCCGAGCGGGTGCAGGTGCCCGGGGCGGAGATCGGTTCCACGGACGTCTCGATCAAGGGCTTCCCGTTCCTGACGCAGCTCGCCGGGTCGGAGCTCGACGAGGTGGACGTGAAGATCACCGGCCTGGAGACCAGCGCGAACGGCCGCACGCTCCGGATCAGCGAGATGAACGCCGACCTGCACCAGGTCCGGCTGACCGACGGCTTCTCCGGCGCCGTCGCCGCACGGGCGGGCGGAACGGCCGTGGTGTCGTACGCGGACCTCACGAAGGCGGCCAGCGCGGACGTCGCCGTCGAGTACGGCGGCAACGGCAAGGTGAAGGTGACCGGCGCGGTCGAGGTCCCCGGCCTGGGCCGCGAGATCTCGCGCTCCGTCCTGTCCACCGTCACCCTGGTCGACGGCCACACCGTGCGGGTGCACGCGGACAAGGTGCCGGGCGAGGGCATTCCCGGCCTCGAGGGCCTGGTGCGCAAGAAGACCGACTTCGAGCGCGAGGTCGGCGGACTGCCCAAGGGGCTGAAGCTGGAGAAGATCCAGCCGACCGCCGCAGGCCTGGAGATCTCGGTGACCGGCACCGACGTATCGCTCGCCTGA
- a CDS encoding MoaD/ThiS family protein encodes MPAGTIRYWAAAKAAAGTAEEPYTAATLKEALDAARVRHPGELTRVLQRCSFLIDGDPVGTRSHETVRLAEGGTVEVLPPFAGG; translated from the coding sequence ATGCCTGCGGGAACGATCCGTTACTGGGCAGCCGCCAAGGCCGCTGCCGGAACGGCCGAGGAGCCGTACACCGCCGCGACGCTCAAGGAGGCGCTCGACGCGGCACGCGTGCGGCACCCCGGTGAGCTGACCCGAGTGCTGCAAAGGTGCTCGTTCCTCATAGACGGTGACCCCGTCGGGACCCGGAGCCATGAGACCGTACGCCTTGCCGAGGGCGGCACGGTCGAGGTGCTCCCGCCGTTCGCAGGAGGGTGA
- a CDS encoding S9 family peptidase, whose product MSSVSEGRFRSSSVPLITRRPSRATLRADDGVPIEAVYDPCTADDGALAGADDTGTAIVVAHGFTGSADRPAVRRAVEVFSQRAAVITFSFRGHGGSGGRSTVGDREVLDLAAAVAWARSLGHRRVVTVGFSMGGSVVLRHGALYTDPAAEREGVRPVPVRGGRTEARLGAYADAVVSVSSPARWYYRGTAPMRRLHWVVTRPAGRLVGRYGFRTRIDRNDWDPVPLSPVAAVPAIAPAPLLIVHGDRDPYFPLDHPRMLADAADGAAELWLERGMGHAENASDAALLGRIADWAADR is encoded by the coding sequence ATGAGTTCTGTGTCCGAGGGGCGATTTCGGAGTTCCTCTGTTCCCTTGATCACGCGCCGGCCGTCACGAGCGACATTGCGGGCGGATGACGGCGTGCCGATCGAGGCGGTGTACGACCCGTGTACGGCGGATGACGGCGCACTCGCGGGTGCGGACGACACCGGCACGGCGATCGTCGTCGCGCACGGATTCACCGGTTCGGCCGACCGCCCTGCGGTGCGGCGCGCCGTGGAGGTGTTCTCCCAGCGTGCGGCCGTGATCACGTTCTCGTTCCGGGGGCACGGCGGCTCCGGCGGACGGTCCACGGTGGGCGACCGCGAGGTGCTGGACCTGGCGGCCGCGGTGGCCTGGGCGCGGTCGCTCGGGCACCGGCGGGTCGTTACGGTCGGGTTCTCGATGGGCGGTTCCGTGGTGCTCCGGCACGGGGCGCTGTATACGGATCCGGCGGCGGAGCGCGAGGGCGTCCGGCCCGTTCCGGTGCGCGGGGGGCGCACGGAAGCGCGTTTGGGGGCGTACGCCGATGCGGTGGTGTCCGTGAGCTCCCCGGCGCGCTGGTACTACCGGGGTACGGCTCCGATGCGTCGTCTGCACTGGGTGGTCACCCGGCCCGCCGGCCGGCTCGTCGGGCGGTACGGCTTCCGGACCCGGATCGACCGCAACGACTGGGACCCGGTCCCGCTCTCGCCGGTCGCGGCGGTCCCGGCGATCGCCCCGGCCCCGTTGCTGATCGTGCACGGGGACAGGGACCCGTACTTCCCGCTCGACCACCCCCGGATGCTGGCCGACGCGGCGGACGGGGCCGCCGAACTGTGGCTGGAGCGCGGGATGGGGCACGCGGAGAACGCGTCGGACGCTGCCCTGCTCGGCCGCATCGCAGACTGGGCGGCGGACCGGTGA
- a CDS encoding response regulator transcription factor has translation MSSLLLLTNALQPSTEVLPALGLLLHSVRVAPAEGPALVDTPGADVILIDGRRDLPQVRSLCQLLRSTGPGCPLILVVTEGGLAAVTADWGIDDVLLDTAGPAEVEARLRLATGRQQITSDDSPMEIRNGDLSIDEATYSAKLKGRVLDLTFKEFELIKYLAQHPGRVFTRAQLLQEVWGYDYFGGTRTVDVHVRRLRAKLGPEHESLIGTVRNVGYRFVAPEKVERAAAEEAKAAAAKAAAETLTRSEQSEAVEVPEEAPVRPAKR, from the coding sequence ATGAGTTCACTGCTGCTCCTGACGAATGCCCTTCAACCGTCGACGGAGGTGCTCCCCGCCCTCGGTCTCCTGCTCCACAGCGTGCGGGTGGCGCCCGCCGAAGGCCCCGCTCTCGTCGACACCCCCGGTGCCGACGTCATCCTCATCGACGGACGGCGCGACCTGCCCCAGGTGCGCTCGCTCTGTCAGCTGCTGCGGTCCACCGGACCCGGCTGTCCGCTGATCCTCGTCGTCACGGAGGGCGGTCTCGCGGCCGTCACCGCGGACTGGGGGATCGACGACGTCCTGCTGGACACGGCGGGACCCGCCGAGGTCGAGGCGCGGCTGCGACTGGCCACCGGCCGGCAGCAGATCACCTCCGACGACTCCCCGATGGAGATCCGCAACGGCGACCTGTCCATCGACGAGGCGACGTACAGCGCCAAGCTCAAGGGCCGGGTCCTGGACCTGACGTTCAAGGAATTCGAACTGATCAAGTACCTGGCGCAGCACCCGGGCCGGGTCTTCACCCGGGCCCAGCTGCTCCAGGAGGTCTGGGGCTACGACTACTTCGGCGGCACGCGGACGGTCGACGTACACGTCCGGCGGCTGCGCGCCAAGCTCGGCCCCGAGCACGAGTCGCTGATCGGCACCGTCCGCAACGTCGGCTACCGCTTCGTCGCACCCGAGAAGGTGGAGCGGGCCGCGGCGGAGGAGGCCAAGGCCGCAGCCGCGAAGGCGGCCGCCGAAACCCTCACCCGTTCGGAGCAGTCGGAGGCCGTCGAGGTTCCGGAAGAAGCCCCGGTCCGGCCTGCCAAGAGGTAG
- a CDS encoding LacI family DNA-binding transcriptional regulator: protein MAKVTRDDVARLAGTSTAVVSYVINNGPRPVAPATRERVLAAIKELGYRPDRVAQAMASRRTDLIGMIVPDARQPFFAEMAHAVEQAAAERGKMVLVGNSDYRDEREVHYLRAFLGMRVSGLILVSQGPSERAAAEIEAWDARVVLLHERPEAIDDVAVVTDDVGGAQLATRHLLEHGNEYVACLGGVESTPAVGDPVADHVEGWRRAMHESGRSTEGRLFQAPYNRYDAYRVALELLAGPDRPPAIFCATDDQAIGVLRAARELRIDVPGELAVAGFDDVKEAGLTDPPLTTVFSDRPAMARAAVDLVLDDSLRVSGSRRERLKQFPSALVVRRSCGCGEPPAARRG, encoded by the coding sequence GTGGCCAAGGTGACGCGGGACGATGTGGCGAGACTGGCGGGGACGTCGACCGCGGTCGTCAGCTACGTCATCAACAACGGACCCAGGCCGGTCGCCCCGGCCACGCGCGAGCGGGTACTCGCCGCGATCAAGGAGCTGGGCTACCGGCCCGACCGGGTCGCCCAGGCCATGGCCTCGCGACGGACCGACCTCATAGGGATGATCGTGCCGGACGCGCGGCAGCCGTTCTTCGCGGAGATGGCGCACGCGGTCGAACAGGCTGCCGCCGAGCGCGGGAAAATGGTGCTCGTCGGCAACTCCGACTACCGCGACGAGCGCGAGGTCCACTACCTGCGGGCCTTCCTCGGCATGCGGGTCTCCGGGCTGATCCTGGTCAGCCAGGGCCCCAGCGAGCGGGCCGCCGCGGAGATAGAGGCCTGGGACGCCCGGGTCGTGCTGCTGCACGAGCGGCCCGAGGCGATCGACGACGTCGCGGTCGTCACGGACGACGTCGGCGGCGCCCAGCTCGCCACCCGCCACCTGCTGGAGCACGGCAACGAGTACGTGGCGTGCCTGGGCGGCGTGGAGTCGACCCCGGCGGTCGGTGACCCGGTGGCCGACCACGTCGAGGGCTGGCGCCGGGCGATGCACGAGTCCGGCCGCTCGACCGAGGGCCGCCTCTTCCAGGCCCCGTACAACCGGTACGACGCCTACCGGGTGGCGCTGGAGCTCCTCGCGGGCCCGGACCGTCCCCCGGCGATCTTCTGCGCGACGGACGACCAGGCCATCGGGGTGCTGCGGGCCGCGCGCGAGCTGCGGATCGACGTGCCGGGCGAGCTGGCGGTGGCGGGCTTCGACGACGTGAAGGAGGCCGGGCTCACCGATCCGCCGCTGACCACGGTCTTCTCGGACCGCCCGGCGATGGCACGGGCGGCCGTGGACCTGGTCCTCGACGACTCGCTCCGGGTGTCGGGCTCACGGCGGGAGCGGCTGAAGCAGTTCCCCTCGGCGCTGGTGGTGCGGCGCTCCTGCGGCTGCGGTGAGCCCCCGGCAGCCCGGCGCGGCTGA